CATTCTTTCAAGAATAGGGTTGATACAATTTAGCATgtgaaatttaaattctgcATGTGATTGTTAGGGTTAAAGTAAAACCTAGGGGTGCACTTATCACCAAATAGGGCATATCACGTGCTAAAagagcaaaaaaaaagtggcAAGCCGGGTAACGAGGCGCACGgtttgatattgaaaaaaaaaggattCTGGAATTCAGTAATGTTTTTATAACAGCCGGATCTGGATGCACGGCAAACACGCAGAAAATGGAGTATATAGAGTTTGGTCCGGGTTGCCTTTCTTGCAATTGAGGGAGCGTGTCGTGTCAAATCCTCTTAACTGACTCTATTTTCCGGTAAGCTTCTAGGATCAACTGTCACGTTCtgtttgaaaaaagaataataaaataaaacaacaACGACATTAGTTGTCTATTGCTTCATATTGTTTTAAAGATATCTTTCGTCGTGTAAcgcttctttttttaatttttttacatatatatatttttcatcgAGATTTCAAGAAACAATTATAAACATTTCCGCTTAAACTAAATCAATTTCTATCATAAGCATCATGGATGAGACTTTAATCGCTACCATTAACAAATTACAAGATGCTTTAGCACCATTAGGTGGTAGTAGCCAATCACCAATTGATTTACCCCAAATTACCGTTGTTGGGTCTCAATCTTCTGGTAAATCATCTGTTCtggaaaatattgttgGGAGGGATTTCTTGCCAAGAGGTACTGGTATTGTCACAAGAAGACCTTTAGTTCTTCAATTAATcaatagaagaaaaaaaaaagatgcTTCTTCCAACAATGGGAATCAACAAGATGATTTGACAGAAAACCTATTGGATTTGAAAGTAGATGATTCAAAAGAGTCAGACAAGAGCAAGTCAAGCACAAAACATCAATCAGAAGATAACATGGAAGAATGGGGtgaatttcttcatttacCAGATAGGAagttttacaattttaatgatattagaaaagaaattgtCAGAGAAACTGAAAAAATTACTGGTCCTAACCAAGGGATCTCAGATTTACCTATTAATTTAAGAATATACTCTCCCTATGTCTTGACTTTGACTTTAGTCGATTTACCTGGGTTAACAAAAGTTCCTGTTGGGGATCAACCACAAGATATTGAAAGACAAATTAAACAAATGTtactaaaatatattaaaaaaccAAATGCTATCATTTTATCGGTCAATGCCGCAAACCAAGATTTAGCAAATAGTGATGGGTTGAAATTGGCAAGAGAAGTTGATCCAGAAGGTACAAGAACTATTGGTGTTTTAACTAAAGTCGATTTAATGGATGAAGGTACCGATGTTATTGATATCTTGGCAGGAAGAGTCATTCCATTAAGATATGGTTATATTCCTGTTATTAATAGAGGTCAAAAGGATAtcgaaaataataaaacaattagaGATGCCTTGCAAGATGAAAAGCAATTCTTTGCTACTCATGCAGCATACAGTTCCAAATCTCAATATTGTGGTACCCCATATTTGgctaaaaaattaaactcAATCTTATTGCATCATATCAGACAAACATTACCAGATATTAAAGCTAAGATTGAAGCCACTTTAAAGAAATTCCAAAACGAATTGATTAGCTTAGGCCCTGATTCCATGGATTCTTCAAGTTCTATCGTTTTAAGTATGATTACCGATTTTTCTAATGAATTTGCAGGGATCTTAGATGGTGAAGCTAAAGAATTGTCAAGTAATGAATTATCTGGTGGTGCAAGAATTTCGTTTGTTTTCCATGAAGTGTTTAAAAATGGCGTGGATTCCCTAGATCCATTCGACCAAATCAAAGATTCAGATATTAGAACCATCATGTATAATAGTTCCGGTTCCGCACCTTCTTTATTCGTTGGTACTGAAGCATTCGAAGTTTTAGTCAAACAAcaaattagaagatttgAAGATCCTTCCATCCGTTTGGTTAATTTGATCTTTGATGAAATGGTTCGTATGTTGaaacaaattatttctCAAATCAAATATGGTAGATACCCAGCTCTAAGAGAAGCTATTTCATCTCAATTTATAGAATTCGTTAAAGATGCCATGCTTCCAACCATTGAATTCGTTAAAGATATCATTAAAGCTGAAGAAACTTATATTAACACTGCCCACccagatttattaaaaggtTCTCAAGCTATGGCAATGGTGcaagaaaaattacatcCGACTCAAATATCTGTTGATCCAAAGACTGGGAAACCTTTACCAAAACAACCAGCTCAAACTCCTCCAGTGGATGAGAAAGGTGGGTTCTTTGGTGGGTTCTTCACTtcc
The window above is part of the Henningerozyma blattae CBS 6284 chromosome 2, complete genome genome. Proteins encoded here:
- the VPS1 gene encoding dynamin-like GTPase VPS1 (similar to Saccharomyces cerevisiae VPS1 (YKR001C); ancestral locus Anc_2.511), with amino-acid sequence MDETLIATINKLQDALAPLGGSSQSPIDLPQITVVGSQSSGKSSVLENIVGRDFLPRGTGIVTRRPLVLQLINRRKKKDASSNNGNQQDDLTENLLDLKVDDSKESDKSKSSTKHQSEDNMEEWGEFLHLPDRKFYNFNDIRKEIVRETEKITGPNQGISDLPINLRIYSPYVLTLTLVDLPGLTKVPVGDQPQDIERQIKQMLLKYIKKPNAIILSVNAANQDLANSDGLKLAREVDPEGTRTIGVLTKVDLMDEGTDVIDILAGRVIPLRYGYIPVINRGQKDIENNKTIRDALQDEKQFFATHAAYSSKSQYCGTPYLAKKLNSILLHHIRQTLPDIKAKIEATLKKFQNELISLGPDSMDSSSSIVLSMITDFSNEFAGILDGEAKELSSNELSGGARISFVFHEVFKNGVDSLDPFDQIKDSDIRTIMYNSSGSAPSLFVGTEAFEVLVKQQIRRFEDPSIRLVNLIFDEMVRMLKQIISQIKYGRYPALREAISSQFIEFVKDAMLPTIEFVKDIIKAEETYINTAHPDLLKGSQAMAMVQEKLHPTQISVDPKTGKPLPKQPAQTPPVDEKGGFFGGFFTSKNKKKLAALEAPPQNLRATGHMTERETMETEVIKLLIVSYFSIVKRTIADIVPKAVMLKLIQRSRNEIQKVLLEKLYSNTDLDELTKENDMTIQRRKECKSMVEILRNVSQIVSSV